From a single Longimicrobiaceae bacterium genomic region:
- a CDS encoding acyl carrier protein, protein MADIEAKVKDIIINELGVEAEKVTNEASFVDDLGADSLDTVELVMAFEEEFGIEIPDEDAEKLQTVGDAIEYIKQNQS, encoded by the coding sequence ATGGCGGACATCGAGGCCAAGGTCAAGGATATCATCATCAACGAATTGGGGGTGGAGGCCGAGAAGGTGACCAACGAGGCCTCGTTCGTCGACGATCTGGGTGCGGATTCCCTCGATACGGTCGAGCTGGTGATGGCCTTCGAGGAGGAGTTCGGGATCGAGATTCCGGACGAGGACGCGGAGAAGCTCCAGACCGTGGGCGACGCGATCGAGTACATCAAGCAGAACCAGAGCTGA
- the fabG gene encoding 3-oxoacyl-ACP reductase FabG, with amino-acid sequence MQELTSQVALVTGGSRGIGFAVAKELASAGARVAVVARDEARAQAAAAELPGEGHAGYAADVADSQSVNELVSRVEAELGSPDVVVNNAGVTRDNILMRLKDEDWDVVIDTNLRGAFNVIRAVTRGMMKKKAGRIINISSVVGLSGNKGQANYAASKAGLIGLTKAVAKELASRGILVNVVAPGYIETDMTAELPEAARAALLEQIALGRLGRPEDIASVVRFLAGPGASYITGQVLVVDGGMVI; translated from the coding sequence GTGCAGGAGCTGACGTCACAGGTCGCGCTGGTCACAGGAGGATCCCGCGGGATCGGCTTCGCGGTAGCAAAGGAGCTGGCCTCGGCGGGTGCACGGGTGGCGGTGGTGGCGCGGGATGAGGCGCGCGCTCAGGCCGCCGCCGCGGAGCTGCCCGGTGAGGGGCACGCCGGCTACGCCGCCGACGTGGCGGATTCGCAGAGCGTGAACGAACTGGTCAGTCGGGTCGAGGCCGAGCTGGGATCCCCGGACGTGGTCGTCAACAACGCCGGCGTGACCCGGGACAACATCCTCATGCGGCTGAAGGATGAGGACTGGGATGTAGTGATCGACACCAACCTCCGCGGTGCCTTCAACGTCATCCGGGCGGTTACCCGCGGGATGATGAAGAAGAAGGCCGGGAGGATCATCAACATATCGAGTGTGGTGGGCCTGTCCGGCAACAAGGGGCAGGCGAACTACGCCGCCTCCAAGGCCGGTCTCATCGGGCTGACCAAGGCGGTGGCGAAAGAGCTCGCTTCCCGGGGCATCCTGGTGAACGTGGTCGCGCCGGGCTACATCGAGACCGACATGACCGCGGAGCTACCCGAGGCGGCGCGCGCGGCGCTGCTAGAGCAGATCGCCCTGGGCCGGCTCGGCCGCCCGGAGGACATCGCCTCGGTGGTGCGATTCCTCGCCGGGCCCGGTGCGAGCTACATTACCGGGCAGGTGCTGGTGGTGGACGGTGGAATGGTCATCTAG
- the fabD gene encoding ACP S-malonyltransferase, whose product MSDASGPVGLLFPGQGSQRVGMGKDLAEAFPVVRWTFEEADDALSFNLSRLCWEGPEEELTLTVNAQPALLVHSVAVWRLLEERQSLATIAAGHSLGEFSAYVAAGGMEFADAVRTVRRRGELMLRSGEERPGTMAAVLGLDDAVVESVCQQASDAGDGVVVPANYNAPGQVVVSGDVEAVRRAEPLLAEAGARKVVPLNVSGAFHSPLMASAEEGLREQLESVPLSDPRLPVVSNVTGEPVKEAATARDLLVRQLTSPVRWVEVERAMLEVGLEECWELGPGNVLAGLMKRVTRDVPTRTLGTVQEIDQFWGRG is encoded by the coding sequence GTGAGCGACGCTTCGGGCCCGGTCGGGCTGCTCTTTCCGGGCCAAGGATCGCAGCGCGTCGGAATGGGGAAGGACCTGGCGGAGGCCTTTCCCGTCGTTCGCTGGACCTTCGAGGAAGCCGACGACGCGCTCAGCTTCAATCTTTCCCGCCTCTGCTGGGAGGGGCCGGAGGAGGAGCTTACGCTCACGGTGAACGCGCAGCCGGCGCTGCTGGTGCACAGTGTGGCCGTGTGGCGATTGCTGGAGGAAAGGCAGTCGCTCGCGACCATTGCTGCCGGCCACTCGCTCGGTGAGTTCAGTGCGTACGTCGCGGCGGGAGGGATGGAGTTCGCCGATGCGGTTCGGACCGTGCGCCGACGGGGAGAGTTGATGCTGCGCTCCGGTGAGGAGCGGCCCGGCACGATGGCGGCGGTTCTGGGCCTGGATGATGCGGTCGTCGAGTCGGTCTGTCAGCAAGCATCCGATGCGGGCGACGGCGTCGTCGTACCCGCCAACTACAATGCGCCCGGACAGGTGGTGGTCTCCGGCGACGTGGAGGCCGTGCGGCGTGCGGAGCCTCTCCTGGCGGAAGCGGGAGCACGAAAGGTTGTGCCGCTGAACGTCTCGGGTGCCTTCCACTCACCCCTCATGGCTTCCGCTGAAGAAGGTCTGCGCGAGCAGCTCGAGAGCGTCCCCCTGTCCGATCCCCGTCTCCCGGTGGTCTCCAACGTCACCGGTGAGCCGGTGAAAGAGGCGGCGACGGCGAGGGACCTGCTCGTTCGCCAGCTGACCTCGCCGGTGCGGTGGGTGGAGGTCGAGCGCGCCATGCTGGAGGTTGGCTTGGAGGAGTGTTGGGAGCTCGGCCCGGGCAACGTGCTGGCAGGGCTGATGAAGCGTGTGACGCGGGACGTGCCGACGCGAACGCTCGGGACCGTCCAGGAGATCGATCAATTCTGGGGGAGGGGGTGA
- a CDS encoding beta-ketoacyl-ACP synthase III, whose translation MSGSRPVPRARIVSTGRFIPERVVTNAEMETMVDTSDEWIRTRTGIRTRHLASPETGAADMGAAAARAALDEAGLAATDIDLIIVSTATPDRLLPSTACDIQALIGATNAAAYDFATACSGFPFGLSLATGHIAAEQAKNVLLVCTEKMSSIVDWTDRSTCVLFGDGAGAAVVQPSDGESGLLSTFMRSDGTLAELLWRPAGGTRIPIELVVLDERNHYIRMAGPEVFKNAVRSMCEAASEAMVRAGVTSEEIDLLVPHQANLRIIEATAKYAGIPMEKVFVNVDRYGNMSSASLPVALDEAREQGLVGKGSLVLMVAFGAGFTWASNVVRL comes from the coding sequence GTGAGCGGGTCCCGTCCGGTCCCGCGCGCGCGCATCGTCTCTACCGGTCGCTTCATCCCCGAACGGGTGGTGACGAACGCCGAGATGGAGACGATGGTGGACACTTCGGACGAGTGGATCCGCACGCGAACCGGCATCCGCACGCGGCACCTGGCGTCTCCGGAGACTGGCGCGGCGGACATGGGAGCGGCCGCGGCGCGCGCCGCGCTCGACGAGGCAGGCCTCGCTGCGACCGACATCGACCTTATCATCGTGTCGACGGCCACGCCCGACCGGCTGCTTCCCTCGACCGCCTGCGACATCCAGGCCCTGATCGGGGCCACCAACGCGGCGGCGTACGACTTCGCCACTGCCTGTTCCGGCTTCCCCTTCGGGCTCTCCCTCGCCACCGGTCACATTGCCGCCGAGCAGGCGAAGAACGTGCTGCTCGTCTGCACCGAGAAGATGAGCTCGATCGTGGACTGGACGGACCGCAGCACCTGCGTCCTCTTCGGGGACGGCGCGGGCGCGGCGGTTGTGCAACCCTCCGATGGCGAGTCGGGCCTTCTCTCGACCTTCATGCGCTCGGACGGCACCCTGGCCGAGCTGCTCTGGCGTCCGGCCGGTGGGACCCGCATTCCCATCGAGCTGGTGGTGCTCGACGAGCGTAACCACTACATCCGCATGGCGGGACCCGAGGTCTTCAAGAACGCCGTCCGTTCGATGTGCGAGGCCGCCAGCGAGGCGATGGTGCGCGCGGGGGTGACGAGCGAGGAGATCGACCTCCTGGTCCCCCATCAGGCGAACCTGCGGATCATCGAGGCCACGGCGAAGTATGCCGGCATCCCCATGGAGAAGGTCTTCGTCAATGTCGACAGGTACGGCAACATGAGCTCCGCTTCGTTGCCGGTCGCCCTCGACGAGGCGCGGGAGCAGGGGCTCGTGGGCAAGGGCTCGCTGGTCCTGATGGTGGCTTTCGGCGCGGGGTTCACCTGGGCCTCCAACGTGGTGCGCCTGTGA
- the plsX gene encoding phosphate acyltransferase PlsX — protein sequence MRIALDAMGSDRAPTIEVEGAIGALRTLPGSFTLVLVGDRERIEAELARHPGASRERIEIVHAPSRIEMGEPPAQAIRRKPDSSIVVGLSLQKQGEVDAFISAGSTGAVMAGSLVILRPLPGVDRPAIGTVLPTRNGQTLLIDAGANVDTRPSHLLQFAHLGSIYARDLMGVENPRVGLLNIGEEPEKGDERSVEAYGLLAASPSLNFVGNVEGRGIIEEECDVLVCDGFAGNVLLKFYESVAAFFVDLVRAEVEATSATLDLSRIAQILDYTEYGGAPLLGVNGVTIICHGGSPPRAIVAAIRVAVQAVENHMVQHIQNRLARLTAPQGQS from the coding sequence ATGCGGATCGCCCTGGACGCGATGGGTTCCGATCGTGCGCCCACCATCGAGGTCGAGGGCGCGATCGGGGCACTTCGCACACTCCCAGGCTCTTTCACTCTCGTCCTGGTTGGAGACCGCGAGCGCATCGAGGCTGAGCTGGCGCGGCACCCGGGTGCCTCGCGGGAGAGGATCGAAATCGTTCACGCTCCCAGTCGCATCGAGATGGGAGAGCCGCCGGCCCAGGCGATCCGCCGCAAGCCGGATTCTTCGATCGTGGTCGGCCTCTCCCTGCAGAAACAGGGGGAGGTCGACGCGTTTATCAGCGCCGGATCCACGGGTGCGGTCATGGCCGGCTCGCTGGTCATCCTGCGCCCCCTGCCCGGCGTGGATCGCCCTGCGATCGGCACGGTCCTCCCCACGCGGAACGGGCAGACGCTTCTCATCGACGCCGGCGCGAACGTCGATACCCGCCCCTCGCACCTCCTCCAGTTCGCTCACCTCGGCTCCATCTACGCTCGCGACCTCATGGGAGTGGAGAATCCCCGGGTCGGTCTGCTGAACATCGGGGAGGAGCCGGAGAAAGGTGACGAGCGCTCGGTGGAGGCTTACGGGCTCCTCGCTGCCTCGCCGTCGCTGAACTTCGTCGGGAACGTGGAAGGGCGGGGAATCATCGAGGAAGAATGCGACGTGCTGGTGTGCGATGGCTTCGCCGGCAATGTCCTGTTGAAGTTCTACGAGTCGGTGGCGGCCTTCTTCGTCGATCTCGTGCGAGCAGAGGTGGAGGCGACCTCCGCAACGCTCGACCTGAGCCGTATCGCTCAGATCCTCGACTACACTGAATATGGCGGCGCCCCGCTTCTCGGCGTGAACGGCGTCACGATCATCTGCCACGGGGGCTCGCCCCCCCGCGCGATCGTGGCGGCCATCCGGGTGGCGGTCCAGGCCGTGGAGAATCATATGGTGCAGCACATCCAGAACCGTCTGGCGCGTCTGACCGCGCCTCAGGGGCAATCGTGA
- the rpmF gene encoding 50S ribosomal protein L32: protein MAVPKRRQSKQRQRKRRTHVKARMPALRSCPRCGDPQVPHRVCPTCGYYRQVQRLEIEEL from the coding sequence ATGGCCGTTCCGAAGAGGCGTCAATCCAAGCAGCGGCAGCGCAAGCGTCGTACGCACGTAAAGGCGCGCATGCCGGCGCTTCGCAGCTGTCCGCGTTGCGGCGATCCCCAGGTGCCGCATCGCGTCTGCCCCACCTGCGGCTATTACCGTCAGGTGCAGAGGCTCGAGATCGAAGAGCTCTAA
- a CDS encoding DUF177 domain-containing protein: MPILNLADVARGEARVEGQILPSDPLWEGSEVKLEGPLRVDLRAQSVGEGVLVRGEMKVRLALECRRCLEPVVRELDDEVTLLFEPLNGEEVADLEGEVYPLPARGDYVDLGPPLREELILRLLDYVVCSESCRGLCPKCGANLNDGTCDCVPEEESSPWSALKKLKFD, translated from the coding sequence ATGCCGATTTTGAACCTGGCGGATGTGGCCCGCGGCGAGGCGCGGGTGGAGGGCCAAATTTTGCCCTCCGATCCGCTGTGGGAGGGGTCGGAGGTGAAGTTGGAGGGGCCGCTGCGGGTCGATCTTCGCGCGCAGTCCGTGGGTGAGGGTGTGCTGGTGCGCGGGGAGATGAAGGTTAGGCTTGCCCTCGAGTGCCGCAGGTGCCTCGAACCCGTCGTGCGGGAGCTGGACGACGAGGTCACCCTTCTTTTCGAGCCCCTCAACGGCGAAGAGGTAGCGGATCTGGAGGGGGAGGTGTACCCTCTTCCCGCGCGCGGGGACTACGTGGATCTGGGTCCACCGCTGCGGGAGGAGTTGATCCTCCGGCTGCTCGACTATGTGGTCTGCTCGGAGTCGTGCCGCGGGCTCTGTCCGAAATGCGGCGCGAACCTGAACGACGGGACCTGTGACTGCGTTCCGGAGGAGGAGTCGAGCCCCTGGTCCGCGCTCAAGAAGCTCAAATTCGACTGA
- a CDS encoding phage holin family protein produces the protein MNLLLRWLISAVGVAAAVYLVEGVHLEGGTGSFFVVALILGLVNALVRPILSFLACGLIFLTLGLFLLVINAAMLLLTEAIAQSIGLRFFVDGFWAALLGSIVISLVSFLASWLLSGEER, from the coding sequence ATGAACCTGCTCCTTCGCTGGTTGATATCGGCGGTGGGTGTGGCTGCCGCCGTCTACCTCGTCGAAGGGGTGCACCTGGAGGGCGGCACAGGGTCCTTCTTCGTCGTCGCCCTCATTCTGGGGCTGGTCAATGCGCTGGTACGCCCGATTCTGAGCTTCCTCGCCTGCGGCCTGATCTTTCTGACCCTGGGGCTGTTCCTGCTGGTGATCAATGCCGCCATGCTCCTGCTGACGGAGGCGATCGCGCAGTCCATCGGACTGCGCTTCTTCGTCGACGGCTTCTGGGCTGCCCTGCTCGGGTCGATCGTGATCAGCCTGGTGTCCTTCCTGGCCTCGTGGCTGCTGAGCGGCGAGGAGCGCTGA
- the ndk gene encoding nucleoside-diphosphate kinase produces MSRTLAIIKPDAVAAGHAGKIIAHLEREGFRVRALRMTRLSREQAGAFYAVHRERPFYAELVDFMVSGPVIPMVLERDDAVAKLREVIGATDPAEAAEGTVRKLYAESKGRNAIHASDSDENAAVEVAFFFAESELTANAA; encoded by the coding sequence ATGTCTCGAACGTTAGCGATCATCAAGCCCGACGCCGTCGCGGCCGGGCACGCCGGGAAGATCATCGCCCACCTGGAGCGGGAGGGGTTCCGGGTTCGGGCGCTGCGCATGACGCGCCTGAGCCGGGAGCAGGCCGGCGCCTTTTACGCCGTGCACCGGGAGCGGCCGTTCTACGCCGAGTTGGTGGACTTCATGGTTTCCGGGCCGGTGATCCCGATGGTCCTGGAGCGCGACGACGCGGTGGCCAAGCTCAGGGAGGTGATCGGCGCCACCGACCCGGCCGAGGCGGCGGAGGGAACCGTGCGCAAGCTCTACGCGGAGTCGAAGGGACGGAATGCGATCCACGCGTCCGACTCCGATGAGAACGCGGCAGTGGAGGTGGCGTTCTTCTTCGCCGAGTCGGAGCTGACGGCGAACGCCGCCTGA
- a CDS encoding CBS domain-containing protein produces the protein MRLSEILRPEHVIVPLQADTFRAAVRELVQRLVDTGALIHPERVERLTSEDRVRDVVHVGDRILLPHLRTDAVADLVVAIGVAPEPMRTPGGPSEPTEQIVVLVLAPPSAANLYLQMVAALARALRSEGVVERMLAARTPEEILAIPELGNLAVQPRLTVRDIMTQRVHRVFPDTPVSELLELIIRHELKAVPVVGEKREVLGMVTDRDLLRFLLPQVVQAGTGEPQELKAQERSLQDTPVREIMSRSVMCISEDQSLAELASIMVNKDVERLPVVSEGKLTGFLTRSDILRKLFGK, from the coding sequence ATGCGCTTGAGCGAAATCCTGCGTCCGGAGCACGTGATCGTGCCCCTCCAGGCGGACACCTTCCGCGCCGCGGTGCGGGAGCTCGTGCAGCGCCTCGTCGATACCGGCGCGTTGATCCACCCGGAGCGAGTCGAGCGGCTGACTTCGGAGGATCGGGTCCGCGACGTGGTCCACGTCGGCGACCGGATCCTCCTGCCGCATCTGCGCACGGATGCGGTCGCGGACCTGGTCGTGGCGATCGGGGTCGCACCGGAGCCGATGCGCACCCCGGGCGGCCCGAGCGAGCCGACCGAGCAGATCGTGGTGCTGGTGCTGGCACCGCCCTCGGCGGCCAACCTCTACCTGCAGATGGTGGCCGCGCTCGCTCGCGCGCTGCGCTCGGAGGGGGTGGTCGAGCGGATGCTCGCTGCCCGGACTCCGGAGGAGATCCTCGCCATCCCGGAGCTGGGCAACCTGGCGGTGCAACCACGCCTGACCGTGCGCGACATCATGACGCAGCGGGTGCACCGGGTCTTCCCCGATACGCCGGTGAGCGAGCTCCTGGAGCTGATCATCCGGCACGAGCTGAAGGCGGTGCCGGTGGTGGGGGAGAAGCGGGAAGTGCTGGGGATGGTCACCGACCGTGACCTGCTTCGCTTCCTGCTCCCGCAGGTCGTCCAGGCCGGCACAGGCGAGCCGCAGGAGCTCAAGGCCCAGGAGCGCTCCCTGCAGGACACCCCGGTGCGGGAGATCATGTCCCGGTCGGTGATGTGCATCTCCGAGGACCAGAGCCTCGCGGAGCTGGCCTCCATCATGGTGAACAAGGACGTCGAGCGCCTCCCCGTGGTGAGCGAAGGCAAGCTGACCGGCTTCCTTACGCGGAGCGACATTCTGCGCAAGCTGTTCGGCAAGTAA
- the sucD gene encoding succinate--CoA ligase subunit alpha produces the protein MSIFIDQDTRLVVQGITGRDGSFHTRQMREYGTRVVAGVTPGKGGQKFDDAVPVFDTVEQAVREAGANTSVIYVPPAFAADAMFEAADAGIEFIVCITEGVPVLDMMRVRMYVQEKGARLLGPNCPGLISPGKSKVGIIPGNITEPGPVGLVSRSGTLTYEVVAKLKGAGIGTTTCVGIGGDPINGTSFIDCLAAFEADPETKAVVMIGEIGGTDEQEAARYVRENLSKPVVGFIAGQTAPPGRRMGHAGAIISGSAGTAEEKIRAFEESGIGVARRPLDVVGLIRDALAA, from the coding sequence GTGAGCATCTTCATCGATCAGGATACGCGCCTCGTCGTACAGGGGATTACAGGGCGCGATGGATCGTTCCACACGCGCCAGATGCGCGAGTACGGAACCCGCGTGGTGGCGGGGGTGACTCCGGGGAAGGGCGGGCAGAAGTTCGACGACGCCGTGCCGGTGTTCGACACAGTCGAGCAGGCGGTGCGGGAGGCGGGCGCGAACACCTCGGTGATCTACGTGCCCCCGGCCTTCGCGGCCGACGCGATGTTCGAGGCGGCCGATGCGGGCATCGAGTTCATCGTCTGCATCACCGAGGGGGTTCCGGTGCTCGACATGATGCGCGTGCGCATGTACGTGCAGGAGAAGGGCGCGCGTCTGCTCGGGCCGAACTGCCCGGGGCTGATCTCACCCGGCAAGAGCAAGGTGGGCATCATTCCCGGCAACATCACCGAGCCAGGCCCGGTGGGTCTGGTCTCCCGATCGGGGACCCTGACCTACGAGGTGGTGGCGAAGCTCAAGGGGGCGGGGATCGGGACCACCACCTGTGTCGGCATCGGTGGTGATCCGATCAACGGCACCAGCTTCATCGACTGCCTCGCGGCCTTCGAGGCCGATCCCGAAACCAAGGCCGTGGTCATGATCGGGGAGATCGGCGGCACCGATGAGCAGGAAGCCGCGCGGTATGTCCGTGAGAACCTGAGCAAGCCGGTGGTGGGCTTCATCGCGGGACAGACGGCCCCACCGGGTCGGCGGATGGGTCACGCCGGGGCGATCATCTCCGGTTCTGCGGGCACGGCCGAGGAGAAGATCCGTGCCTTCGAGGAGAGCGGGATCGGCGTGGCCCGCCGGCCGCTGGACGTGGTGGGTCTGATTCGCGACGCGCTCGCCGCCTGA